Proteins from a genomic interval of Pecten maximus chromosome 13, xPecMax1.1, whole genome shotgun sequence:
- the LOC117341144 gene encoding uncharacterized protein LOC117341144, which yields MFSTLARQLPRSTSAISNGGLTKCIKIKRPISYKIRKMQNKDLPAVNRILESEKWVMEKAYTECAFKTDPTGFFVAEKDDGEIIGSHGYLSHTKDMATMGLWMVKKEYRNSNVGLQLYGKIHQAVGNSNLGTFVWPYYEEKIKEEHGVKPNKAYMTWYNYGHIDQRTCKNKVKEDFTVVPVAQASLSGLLRYDTDIHKLAREDYMKNWIEHDKSKTYVAMREGKVCGYGVLRSQDSYNQIAPLYADDKSVAKGLFRHLAGEVPTGEKVGFSSPFENSSATEFAAINKMMKPGIPLIMVYKGEPVDVDTDKVYAVSSNSFGTC from the exons ATGTTCAGCACTCTCGCCCGACAATTACCGAGATCTACATCAGCCATCAGCAATGGAGGTCTCACCAAATG caTCAAGATTAAAAGACCAATCTCGTACAAAATACGAAAAATGCAAAACAAGGATTTACCAGCGGTCAACAGAATTCTAGAGAGTGAGAAATGGGTAATGGAGAAGGCCTACACGGAGTGTGCCTTTAAAACTGATCCAACGGGATTCTTCGTCGCGGAGAAAGACGACGGGGAAATTATAG GATCACACGGATATCTCTCTCACACCAAAGACATGGCTACGATGGGCTTATGGATGGTGAAAAAGGAATACAGAAATTCCAATGTTGGATTGCAGTTATACGGAAAAATTCATCAGGCTGTAGGGAACAGTAACCTTGGGACATTCGTTTGGCCATATTATGAAGAGAAGATCAAGGAGGAACATGGAGTCAAACCCAACAAAGCATACATGACTTGGTACAACTACGGACACATAGATCAACGGACGTGTAAGAACAAGGTAAAAGAGGATTTCACAGTGGTACCTGTAGCACAGGCTAGTCTATCTGGCCTTCTCAGGTATGATACCGACATACACAAACTGGCTAGAGAGGACTACATGAAGAACTGGATAGAACATGATAAGTCTAAGACATATGTAGCAATGCGCGAGGGAAAGGTGTGCGGATATGGAGTATTGAGGTCTCAGGACTCTTACAACCAGATAGCTCCTTTGTATGCAGATGACAAAAGCGTGGCGAAGGGATTGTTTCGTCATCTTGCAGGAGAAGTTCCCACGGGTGAAAAGGTAGGATTTTCCAGTCCGTTTGAAAATTCCTCTGCTACAGAGTTCGCGGcaataaataaaatgatgaaaCCAGGAATTCCTCTCATCATGGTGTACAAGGGTGAGCCAGTCGATGTGGATACGGACAAAGTATATGCTGTATCATCGAACTCATTTGGAACATGTTAG